In Oryza sativa Japonica Group chromosome 3, ASM3414082v1, one DNA window encodes the following:
- the LOC4334719 gene encoding uncharacterized protein: MLAKSPSLPFLTATETAAISLSPSCDLFSSPNARFSKKKYGGRLTIQPNIEFGKTQNSRTQRKWRTFSADQAQATVVDAGDNKTWEEAKQILTSLDYSIEDADKMLKKAFGWIHSPYWSEERKKEVPNAEVVSGVLNYIRTLGLSDDDLRKLLKKFPEVLGCDLDSEVKLNVGKLDSDWGINGKTLRSLLLRNPKVLGYNVDCRGDCMAQCTRCWVRF; encoded by the exons ATGTTGGCGAAATCCCCATCATTGCCTTTCTTAACTGCTACTGAAACTGCTGCGATCAGCCTCTCTCCAAGC TGTGATCTCTTTAGTTCACCAAATGCGAGATTTTCCAAGAAGAAATATGGAGGAAGATTAACTATCCAGCCAAACATTGaatttggaaaaactcaaaataGTAGGACTCAGAGAAAATGGAGGACATTCTCCGCTGATCAAGCTCAAGCTACCGTTGTCGATGCTGGTGACAacaaaacatgggaagaagccAAACAGATACTAACATCACTGGATTactccattgaagacgccgaCAAAATGCTGAAGAAGGCATTTGGATGGATTCATTCACCATACTGGAGTGAAGAGAGAAAGAAGGAGGTTCCAAATGCTGAGGTGGTTAGTGGAGTACTGAACTACATTAGAACTCTTGGGCTCTCCGATGATGACCTTCGCAAATTGCTGAAGAAATTCCCAGAAGTACTTGGATGTGATCTTGACAGCGAGGTGAAACTGAATGTAGGCAAGCTGGACAGTGACTGGGGAATAAATGGAAAAACACTCCGGAGTCTTCTTTTAAGGAATCCAAAAGTTTTGGGGTACAATGTGGACTGCCGAGGGGACTGCATGGCGCAGTGCACCCGTTGCTGGGTTAGGTTCTAG
- the LOC4334720 gene encoding uncharacterized protein, translating into MSSSSASAVPPEDDVCSVCHDRFRIPCQANCSHWFCGECIIRVWNHGPSVQPCKCPICRRLINLLVPANVSIDNDDDPQIQHVLGEVQHYNRIFGGTPRNLTQRLQDLPFFIRRLFRELLDPQRTLPLVFRARMVMMVALSAIYVLSPIDILPENVLGLFGFFDDFLVLLIVFLHLAAVYRSLLLYRHGGH; encoded by the exons ATgagctcctcgtcggcgtcggctgtGCCGCCGGAGGACGACGTCTGCTCGGTCTGCCACGACCGCTTCCGGATCCCCTGCCAGGCCAACTGCTCCCATTGGTTCTGCG GAGAGTGCATTATCCGTGTTTGGAATCATGGACCTTCTGTACAGCCTTGCAAGTGTCCCATTTGCCGTCGCCTTATTAATCTTCTGGTACCAGCAAATGTATCAATAGATAATGATGATGATCCGCAAATTCAGCATGTTCTAGGAGAGGTTCAGCATTACAACCGCATATTTGGTGGAACACCCCGCAACCTGACTCAG AGGTTGCAAGACCTACCCTTTTTCATCAGAAGACTGTTCAGGGAACTACTGGATCCCCAGAGGACCCTCCCACTTGTCTTCAGGGCGAGGATGGTCATGATG GTAGCCCTGAGTGCAATTTATGTCCTGAGCCCCATCGACATTCTTCCTGAAA ACGTGCTGGGGCTGTTTGGATTCTTCGATGACTTCCTCGTGCTGCTGATCGTGTTCCTCCACCTTGCTGCTGTCTACCGTTCTCTGCTGCTCTACCGCCACGGAGGCCACTGA
- the LOC4334721 gene encoding uncharacterized protein isoform X1, whose amino-acid sequence MLSRGRCFPAASRIRPLVRAFCDVPPSLQDAAAGVPSSQDHTEKVDDVKARPDELDIAIVGGGMVGLAVACALSNMPLTKHLRVGIIDSNPALKSRNYLKKDGVPDSRVSTITPATISFFRDIGAWDHVQQQRHAFFGKMQVWDYTGLGYTRYSARDVGKEYLGCVVENKVLCNSLLLRLQEENGDIEKMIYPTRLISLALPSKSRQAPTREAISSGYPPEELNRSNLVKLELSDGQTLYSKLVVGADGSKSNVRQTAGIKTTGWNYPQSAIICTVEHITENDCAWQRFLPSGPIALLPIGDNYSNIVWTMSPEESLRHKSMSPEDFVKSVNNALDFGYGPHPHSGSLDYYMEKLFSDIGSTAASTKECFEVPPKAIGVVCERMAFPLSLKHSHDYISKRLALVGDAAHTVHPLAGQGVNLGFGDAAALAKVIAEGVSVGADFGDISLLKRYENNRKAANVAMAALLDGFQKMYSVDFGPLNVLRAAAFHGAQYISPLKKNIISYAMGDAKWPLFS is encoded by the exons aTGCTCTCCAGAGGAAG ATGTTTCCCGGCGGCGAGTCGGATCCGGCCGCTGGTCAGGGCCTTCTGCGACGTGCCGCCTTCGCTCCAGGATGCGGCCGCCGGGGTGCCCAGCTCGCAG GATCACACAGAGAAGGTTGATGATGTGAAAGCTAGACCCGACGAGCTCGACATTGCTATCGTTGGTGGAGGCATGGTGGGATTGGCTGTTGCTTGTGCATTGT CCAATATGCCATTGACTAAACATCTGAGGGTTGGCATCATTGATAGCAATCCTgcattgaagtcaagaaattatCTGAAGAAAGATGGTGTACCTGATTCAAGGGTCAGTACTATTACTCCCGCGACCATATCCTTCTTCAGAG ATATTGGTGCATGGGATCATGTTCAACAGCAAAGACACGCTTTCTTTGGTAAAATGCAG GTATGGGATTACACTGGACTGGGTTACACAAGGTATAGTGCAAGGGATGTGGGAAAAGAATATCTCGG ATGCGTGGTGGAGAACAAGGTGCTTTGCAACTCACTGTTGTTACGATTACAG GAGGAAAATGGAGACATTGAAAAGATGATCTACCCTACTAGACTGATTTCTCTTGCTTTGCCATCAAAGAGCAGACAAGCACCAACAAGGGAAGCAATATCCAGTGGTTACCCTCCAGAAGAATTAAATCGCAGcaatttagttaaacttgagCTAAGTGATGGACAAACTTTATATTCAAAACTAGTG GTGGGAGCTGACGGTTCCAAGTCCAATGTAAGGCAAACAGCAGGCATAAAAACAACAGGGTGGAATTATCCTCAAAGTGCAATTATTTGTACAGTGGAGCATATTACCGAAAACGATTGTGCATGGCAGAGGTTTCTCCCTTCTGGGCCAATTGCTCTACTTCCAATAGGTGACAACTACAGCAATATTGTGTGGACAATGAGCCCAGAGGAGTCATTGCGCCATAAGTCAATGAGTCCTGAAGATTTTGTGAAGTCTGTGAACAATGCATTGGATTTTGGTTACGGTCCACATCCACACTCTGGTAGTCTTGACTATTACATGGAAAAGTTATTTTCTGACATTGGAAGTACTGCTGCATCTACAAAGGAATGCTTTGAAGTACCTCCAAAAGCAATCGGGGTAGTCTGTGAGAGAATGGCATTTCCATTGTCGCTGAAGCattcacatgattatatttcaaAAAGGTTAGCACTAGTCGGTGATGCAGCTCATACAGTCCATCCCTTAGCTGGCCAAGGTGTCAACTTAGGTTTTGGAGATGCAGCTGCTTTAGCAAAAGTTATCGCTGAAGGAGTTTCTGTGGGTGCTGATTTTGGGGAT ATTTCCTTGCTCAAAAGGTATGAGAATAATCGCAAAGCAGCCAATGTTGCAATGGCAGCGCTGCTAGATGGTTTCCAGAAGATGTACTCTGTTGATTTTGGACCCCTCAATGTGCTTAGGGCTGCAGCGTTTCACGGTGCCCAGTACATATCACCACTGAAGAAGAACATAATCTCGTATGCAATGGGCGACGCGAAATGGCCGCTGTTTTCATAG
- the LOC4334721 gene encoding uncharacterized protein isoform X2: MPLTKHLRVGIIDSNPALKSRNYLKKDGVPDSRVSTITPATISFFRDIGAWDHVQQQRHAFFGKMQVWDYTGLGYTRYSARDVGKEYLGCVVENKVLCNSLLLRLQEENGDIEKMIYPTRLISLALPSKSRQAPTREAISSGYPPEELNRSNLVKLELSDGQTLYSKLVVGADGSKSNVRQTAGIKTTGWNYPQSAIICTVEHITENDCAWQRFLPSGPIALLPIGDNYSNIVWTMSPEESLRHKSMSPEDFVKSVNNALDFGYGPHPHSGSLDYYMEKLFSDIGSTAASTKECFEVPPKAIGVVCERMAFPLSLKHSHDYISKRLALVGDAAHTVHPLAGQGVNLGFGDAAALAKVIAEGVSVGADFGDISLLKRYENNRKAANVAMAALLDGFQKMYSVDFGPLNVLRAAAFHGAQYISPLKKNIISYAMGDAKWPLFS, translated from the exons ATGCCATTGACTAAACATCTGAGGGTTGGCATCATTGATAGCAATCCTgcattgaagtcaagaaattatCTGAAGAAAGATGGTGTACCTGATTCAAGGGTCAGTACTATTACTCCCGCGACCATATCCTTCTTCAGAG ATATTGGTGCATGGGATCATGTTCAACAGCAAAGACACGCTTTCTTTGGTAAAATGCAG GTATGGGATTACACTGGACTGGGTTACACAAGGTATAGTGCAAGGGATGTGGGAAAAGAATATCTCGG ATGCGTGGTGGAGAACAAGGTGCTTTGCAACTCACTGTTGTTACGATTACAG GAGGAAAATGGAGACATTGAAAAGATGATCTACCCTACTAGACTGATTTCTCTTGCTTTGCCATCAAAGAGCAGACAAGCACCAACAAGGGAAGCAATATCCAGTGGTTACCCTCCAGAAGAATTAAATCGCAGcaatttagttaaacttgagCTAAGTGATGGACAAACTTTATATTCAAAACTAGTG GTGGGAGCTGACGGTTCCAAGTCCAATGTAAGGCAAACAGCAGGCATAAAAACAACAGGGTGGAATTATCCTCAAAGTGCAATTATTTGTACAGTGGAGCATATTACCGAAAACGATTGTGCATGGCAGAGGTTTCTCCCTTCTGGGCCAATTGCTCTACTTCCAATAGGTGACAACTACAGCAATATTGTGTGGACAATGAGCCCAGAGGAGTCATTGCGCCATAAGTCAATGAGTCCTGAAGATTTTGTGAAGTCTGTGAACAATGCATTGGATTTTGGTTACGGTCCACATCCACACTCTGGTAGTCTTGACTATTACATGGAAAAGTTATTTTCTGACATTGGAAGTACTGCTGCATCTACAAAGGAATGCTTTGAAGTACCTCCAAAAGCAATCGGGGTAGTCTGTGAGAGAATGGCATTTCCATTGTCGCTGAAGCattcacatgattatatttcaaAAAGGTTAGCACTAGTCGGTGATGCAGCTCATACAGTCCATCCCTTAGCTGGCCAAGGTGTCAACTTAGGTTTTGGAGATGCAGCTGCTTTAGCAAAAGTTATCGCTGAAGGAGTTTCTGTGGGTGCTGATTTTGGGGAT ATTTCCTTGCTCAAAAGGTATGAGAATAATCGCAAAGCAGCCAATGTTGCAATGGCAGCGCTGCTAGATGGTTTCCAGAAGATGTACTCTGTTGATTTTGGACCCCTCAATGTGCTTAGGGCTGCAGCGTTTCACGGTGCCCAGTACATATCACCACTGAAGAAGAACATAATCTCGTATGCAATGGGCGACGCGAAATGGCCGCTGTTTTCATAG
- the LOC4334722 gene encoding protein DETOXIFICATION 54, which yields MAIPLQGKAQQQQGEGGKGDGAVDDDGDDQPSVASELRELWGMAAPITALNCVVYLRAMVSVLCLGRLGPLDLAGGALAIGLTNITGHSVLFGLASGLEPLCAQAFGSKNYDLLTLSLQRAVLLLTLAALPIALLWLHVGPILVALGQDPTISASAAAYAAYALPDLAASAVLQPLRVYLRSQGITKPMAACSAIAVALHVPLNVLLVFGLGFGVRGVAAAQALTNTNMVLFLLAYIRWSRACDATWKGWARPAAVASGLAGLVRLAVPSCVGVCLEWWWYEVVTVLAGYLPDPAAAVGAAGVLIQTTSLMYTVPMALAACVSTRVGNELGGGKPRRARMAAMVALGCAVVIGVVHVAWTAAFSREWVELFTREAAVVRLAAAAMPILGLCELGNCPQTTGCGVLRGTARPAVGARINLLSFYLVGTPVAVTLAFGARVGFGGLWYGLLSAQAACVALVLLAVVWRTDWHLEALRAKKLTGLEMIAAAAEGDDDECKRLIAPLPPPDGHDVAVDVV from the exons ATGGCCATCCCGCTGCAGGGGaaggcgcagcagcagcaaggggagggcggcaagggcgacggcgcggtggatGACGACGGGGACGACCAGCCGTCGGTGGCGTCGGAGCTGCGTGAGCTGTGGGGGATGGCGGCGCCGATCACGGCGCTCAACTGCGTCGTCTACCTGCGCGCGATGGTGTCCGTGCTCTGCCTCGGCCGCCTCGGCCcgctcgacctcgccggcggcgcgctcgcCATCGGCCTCACCAACATCACCGGCCACAGCGTCCTCTTCGGCCTCGCCTCCGGCCTCGAGCCGCTCTGCGCCCAGGCGTTCGGCTCCAAGAACTACGACCTCCTCACGCTCTCGCTCCAGCGCGCCGTCCTGCTGCTCACCCTCGCCGCGCTGCCCATCGCGCTGCTCTGGCTTCACGTCGGCCCCATCCTCGTCGCGCTCGGCCAGGACCCCAccatctccgcctccgccgccgcgtacgCCGCCTACGCGCTCCCGGACCTCGCCGCCAGCGCCGTGCTCCAGCCGCTGCGCGTCTACCTCCGCTCGCAGGGGATCACCAAGCCCATGGCCGCCtgctccgccatcgccgtcgcgctcCACGTCCCGCTCAACGTGCTCCTCGTGTTCGGCCTCGGCTTCGGCGTGCGCGGCGTCGCGGCCGCGCAGGCGCTCACCAACACCAACAtggtcctcttcctcctcgcctaCATCCGCTGGTCGCGCGCCTGCGACGCCACGTGGAAGGGCTgggcgcgccccgccgccgtggcgagcggcctcgccggcctcgtccGCCTCGCCGTGCCCAGCTGCGTCGGCGTCTGCCTCGAGTGGTGGTGGTACGAGGTGGTCACCGTGCTCGCCGGGTACCTGCcggaccccgccgccgcggtcggcgccgccggcgtgctCATCCAGACCACGAGCCTCATGTACACCGTGCCCATGGCGCTCGCCGCCTGTGTCTCTACTCGG GTGGGGAATGAACTGGGGGGAGGGAAGCCGAGGAGGGCGAGgatggcggcgatggtggcgctGGGGTGCGCGGTGGTGATCGGGGTGGTGCACGTGgcgtggacggcggcgttcAGCCGGGAGTGGGTGGAGCTGTtcacgcgggaggcggcggtggtgaggctggcggcggcggcgatgcccaTCCTGGGGCTGTGCGAGCTGGGCAACTGCCCGCAGACCACGGGCTGCGGCGTGCTGCGCGGCACGGCGAGGCCGGCCGTCGGCGCGCGCATCAACCTGCTCTCCTTCTACCTCGTCGGCACCCCCGTCGCCGTCACCCTGGCGTTCGGCGCCCGCGTCGGCTTCGGCGGCCTCTGGTACGGCCTCCTCTCCGCGCAGGCCGCCTGCGTCGCGCtggtcctcctcgccgtcgtgtGGCGCACCGACTGGCACCTCGAGGCCCTCCGCGCCAAGAAGCTCACCGGCCTCGAgatgatcgccgccgccgccgaaggcgacgacgacgagtgcaAGCGCCTcatcgcgccgctgccgccgcccgatGGTCACGatgtcgccgtcgacgtcgtgtAG
- the LOC4334723 gene encoding uncharacterized protein: MAALRYAARKICGRALQRPRVVYPAVTSPALEAERRLLPMLIRGEMPHISYTRHFSSSATPQPPLANNNKSISGHRLPCPNPAADAKVHNNIDPASLETLVQEKKDELFRLLLQMDLHNGSCEKSAEENKAILRLLRQFRAETRDNGTLSGADTKNLANRYVLPVSIILSGIIIVAQGHFISHL, from the exons ATGGCTGCGCTTCGCTATGCGGCGCGGAAGATCTGCGGTCGCGCACTACAGCGACCGCGGGTTGTATATCCGGCGGTCACATCGCCGGCTTTGGAGGCGGAGCGGAGGCTGTTGCCCATGCTTATCCGTGGCGAGATGCCTCACATCTCATATACCCGCCACTTCAGTTCCTCCGCTACTCCTCAACCACCCCTTGCCAACAATAATAAATCGATTTCTGGA CATCGTTTGCCTTGCCCAAATCCTGCCGCAGATGCCAAGGTTCATAACAACATAGATCCTGCAAGTCTTGAGACGCTAGTGCAGGAGAAGAAAGACGAGCTGTTCCGTCTGCTACTTCAGATGGATCTTCACAATGGCTCGTGTGAAAAAAGTGCCGAGGAGAACAAAGCCATACTGAGGCTGCTTCGGCAATTCCGTGCTGAGACGCGAGATAATGGTACCTT GTCCGGTGCTGATACGAAAAACTTGGCCAATCGATACGTCCTACCTGTGTCCATTATTTTGAGTGGTATCATCATCGTCGCTCAGGGCCATTTTATATCTCACCTCTGA